In Leishmania donovani BPK282A1 complete genome, chromosome 19, the sequence gtgCATGGGGCTGCCTTGgtgcgacctgcgacagcgagcacgtttgcgccatccacatgCCCGGCAACGTGCCAGCGCAACTCGAACGTAtcccacccgcccaccccacTCTCACTGCCCACCGGTGTGCagcctgcgaggcgggggcgggcggaGTTGGAGACAGCGGCCGCGCTCAGGTCACTGAGTCGGTGCATTGCCGTGACGCgtgtgtctagcgctgcttgGCAGCGTGCGATAGGGCCCGTGACAGGCCTACAGTAGAGCTGGCCTCGTCTTGTGCGGCGGAGAACGGTGAGCCTTGAAATAAAGCATCGTTTTATTGTGGATTCTTAATCCACTCGGTCGcgaccccctccccggcGGATGGCCCGCGTGCGACGTTGTCCGGAGACAACCGACTTATGTACGGCGCTatcctcccccctcttccctgccACTCCTGGCCCTGCCTCCCTCACAACTCGATCCTGTTACTCTGTGTCATGTACGCCGCCAGCGGTTAAGCTTGCACACGTTACTGTGTTGGCGTGGGCCGACGCGGCCTCGTTTTCGAaggttgttgttgttgtcaGTGTCGTCACGCGTTTGGCGTTTTGTGGCGCTTGGAAACGCACCTgagagcagcgctgctgctcacatCGCCCGTCTCACTCCTCTGTGTCTGCCAGGTATGGCACCGTGCTCCTGGCACGGCACCACCCGCACATTTCTCTGCTGGTTGTGAGTGCAGGCCGCCTGCAACGCGCGTGATCGTGTGGTTCACCCCAATGTGTCTTGAGAGGCGTCTGTGTTGACTGAGCCGCCCCTTCCCACGGGGCAGCACCACTGTtacccctctcctttccttccccCGCTCGTCCTCGACGTTCCCTTCACCTTTTTCCTTGCCCTCTCGGTCTCCCCTAGCCAGTATTCTGTGTGTACACAACCTTTCTCAGCCGCGGACACCTCCACAAGGTTCTCTTTTCGTGCGCCATCTCCCCTGTATCTGAACTCGCTAGTTGctctgttctctctccctcttaAAACGCCAACCTCACCACCATCACGACCACACCTGTCGACCCCATATCAGTCTCCTGTACCCGTAGAGGCCTCACAGGCTGAtcacctcttctctcgccctcgACGAAAATGGTAAACGTGTGCGTTGTTGGGGCTGCCGGCGGCATCGGGCAGTCGCTGTCGCTTCTGCtggtgcgccagctgccgtACGGGAGCACTTTGTCGTTGTTCGACGTTGtgggcgctgccggcgttgcAGCGGACCTGTCGCACGTGGACAACGCCGGTGTGCAGGTGAAGTTCGCGGCGGGCAAGATAGGCCAGAAGCGCGACCCAGCGCTAGCGGAGCTTGCGAAGGGCGTGGATGTGTTTGTGATGGTGGCTGGCGTGCCACGCAAGCCGGGCATGACGCGCGACGACCTTTTCAAAATCAACGCCGGAATCATGCTGGACCTTGTGCTGACGTGCGCATCGTCGAGCCCAAAGGCGGTGTTCTGCATTGTGACGAACCCTGTGAACAGCACGGTCGTGatcgcggcagaggcgctgaagAGCCTCGGCGTATACGACAGAAACCGGCTGCTTGGCGTGTCGCTGCTAGACGGGCTGCGCGCGACGTGCTTCATCAACGAGGCGCGCAAGCCTTTGGTCGTGACGCAGGTGCCAGTTGTTGGCGGGCACAGCGACGCAACGATTGTTCCGTTGTTCCACCAGCTGCTGGGGCCGTTGCCGGAGCAGGCGACGCTGGACAAGATCGTGAAGCGCGTGCAGGTTGCAGGCACAGAGGtggtgaaggcgaaggcCGGGCGCGGGTCTGCGACGCTGTCGATGGCGGAGGCTGGCGCGCGGTTCACGCTGAAGGTTGTGGAGGGCCTGACCGGCACGGGTAAACCGCTGGTGTACGCATACGTGGACACAGACGGGCAGCACGAGACGCCGTTCCTCGCGATCCCCGTGGTGCTTGGCGTGAATGGAATCGAGAAGCGCCTGCCAATCGGTCCGCTGCACTCGACAGAGGAAAcgctgctgaaggcggcACTGCCGGTGATCAAGAAGAATATCGTGAAGGGCAGCGAGTTCGCGCGCTCACACCTGTAGCACCTcagcgtttttttttcttttgctgtAAACGGACATGGGAAGCATCTCGATACTTCGCGTCGCGCTGGCGGACGTCGCACGACGTCGTTCgtcatccccctccccctcttcggCCCTATACGCATGAAGGAGTTGAATTACGCAACAGCATGTTGATATCAAGTGTGCGACTGgcgaagggaaggggaggggcgtgcGCAAGTAGCCATCGAGGACATCAGCATTGCGGACggctcctcccctcccccgagcTCCTAcagcctttttttttgtgggtggggggggggtcttGTTTTCGCCTACGCGGTGCCGTTGTCGTGGTGCACCGATCAAAAAAATAGTTTTTGTGTATTGAACTATTTAAGGAGGAAGTGGAAGGAGGGGCTGGACGTGACGGGGTGCATGGatacacccacacacgcacatttatatatatatatatatcgatGCATACGCAGACGCTCTGCCGCGATTGCTCAGCTTGCTTTCTGCTCCttcctctgtttttttttcccggCTTTTATAAGCGAGTCGCTCTCTGCCGCGTCTTTGGTGCTTGTATCTTCCTGCCGcactgcccctccctccctccctcccatcacttatctccctctctcccgcagGGGTGTAAGTTCTGAGCTCATCTCCGTTATTGTTGTGTGCTCGTGATtggaaagaaagaggacCTGTGCACCGGGGAGGAAGGATGAGGTGTGTCGTAAAGGAAGTGTGAGTAGGTCAATCAGCGGGAAAGcagcacacatgcgcgcacgcacatacacgcgcgaAGGCATCCATGTGTTTCGACCGCTAACGAATGCGATGCAAGAGCATAAAAACCTTGATGTAAGActtgcccccccctcctcctatAACCACATCCATATgcttgcatgtgtgcatgaCCTGTTGGGCATGCTCAAAGAGAATGTGTAGAGGGAGCGCGCTGAAACGCGAGGGTTCAAATATGGAGACCTGACGctacgcgcatgcgcagatGCGACCCTCGGAGTGAACACCAGCACGCAAGCAGCTCcgtgtgcggctgcgactcctccgccttctccagcgGCGCATACCTATGCGTGCGCTCGTGTGAACGTGTATGTGGGCATGCATGAAGACAAGCGAAACGTCGCTTCTAAGCGCAGTCCTTCGAGCAACGTGCGCGGCCACAACCATCGACACACTCACAGAGCATACAAagacgcaaaaaaaaacgaaaacaccAAGCAGTGATGCGCGCGTCCTTACCGCTGGCGCTGTCGTTTACAGCGACCTGAATGAAAGTATGGGGTGTGACCTATTCGGTGACTGGTGAAATCAAGAGATGAGTggagggaggcggtgcaaggggggaggtgtgtgtggcgaGGAGAGGTTGACGCATACGCAATATAAACGCCACGTGGTCGcacccgccccccccccatctgTCGGGGCTCTGTGTATGTCAGGCCGTCGCATGGCGAAACGGCCGTCCGAAACGGAGCCCGTGAACGCCGGAGGTGCGTAtgtctcgctctcgctgctcttgTGGCTGATCGTTGCACGGGTATCTACAACATCCATGGCTGCCTCTTCTCCGATTTTCTTTggtgtgctctctctctctctctgcgtgtgtgtgtgtgcgggtgtgcctTCCCCGTTCGCTCAACGCGGTGCTCTACGAACGCTGATACAAACATGcatgaggagggggtgggagtGCGCGCATCATCTGCAAAGTGAGCACCGCGGTAGATACGTCATAAACGAATCGAAGAGGCTGACGCGAGGGGGACGAcacgtcgctgccgcagtggtggTCATGGAGGATGCCATCGACTTCATCCAGAGCCGTCCGCTGATCGGGTATCAGATGGACGGCTCCCATCTGAACAACGTCCTGGTCAGTCTggcgcgtcagcagcagcagctcatggACACGCAGAATCGGCTCAACGACCGTCTCGCCGACATCGCCGACGACGTGCGAGAGATTCGAGAGCACCAGAAGCAGCTAGAATCCGTTATTGGCGAGCTCGGCGGTCctgagcagctgcaccaggTCCGGTCGCGCATCGCCGACGTGGAGAGGGCCGTGGATGGGCTGGTGAGCAACGTGCAGGATGCAAAAGTCGTCGCGAATGCGGCTGGGCGAGATGCCGATCAAGCCGGGCGGCTCGCCGATGACGCGAACCGTGCGGCTTTGAGCCTTCGCGACGCGGTGGGCACGCTGGGCGGAGACATGGACCGGGTAGCCCACCAGCTGGAGGCGCATCGCAAAAGCATCAGCAAAGCTCTCGGCGATCTCGACAAGGATCGCCACGACTTGGAGCATCAGGTGCACGAGGCTATGCaagaggtgctgcagcgcgcagagCGCATGGAGCGCGAGAGCGGGGTAGAGCGCCTACGTCAAATGCTGGACGAACTCAGTGATCGCACGGATGAGAATTTCCGCAGCGtcgaggagagcgcgcgagcggTAGACGCGGAGCTGTCGCGGCAGGGCGCCAATCAAGCTGCCCTGCGCACAGAGATCTCTGCGCTAGATGAACGGGCCCGcaccgcgctggcggcgctaTCGAGTGACATAGACAACAAGCACCACACGCTGCTAGACGCCTTCCGTCAGTACGAGGCTGGTTGGACGGACTTGGAGGAGCACATGGTGCGTGCAGGGCAGATGTTGGCGAGCCGAAAGCAACGCTCTCCTGGCTCTACGAGTATTCGACGCTGAGGCATGTGGAACGCGCGGCTCAAAGCAGAAGACTCTGCGAGGCGGGAAGGACATGCTGCGGTGCATCTTCAAAGAAGGGAACGTGCTCAGCACTGAGTTGTTGGGGAGCTTTTCTGACGCGAGGGCCGTTAGCCTTTTTTCGCTGTCGTTGCAGGCGGGGCTCAGAGGCTTTCGGATCTTGCTGTTGTCGAAGAAGACGTTGGTTGGGTTGCCGCCATCAGAAGCACGGAAGCCTTGCGCACCTCTTCTTCACGTTGCCATTCAATATTGGTGTGCCTGCATGTTCGTTTGTGGCTTGAcgggtgtgcgcgcctccatTCCCCGTCCCCTTCGCTTCCTCGCTGCACAATGTCCCTGTGCTCGGCACTGCTAAAAGGCTTGCCTTTTCATGAGTTTTATTGTTTTGTGTTCCGGGCATCTGTGTTGcgtcggtgcgcgtgtgtgtacagGCTTCCTTGTGTACTTTTATTACTATTCTTTTCcgtcggtgtgtgcgcgtgcgatgCGTGTGGCATCGCACACTCACGCATGTGTTTatccacgcacacaggcgcgcacacgcccttTTTCCATAGATCAACCTCTCATCTCGGCCTCACCGCATGTGCCGTTGGCTGTTGATtgtgtatttgtgtgtgtgtgtgtgtgtgtgtgtgtatgtgtgtgtgtgtgtgtgccggcgAATGAGGTGATTGCCACGCcccatgcgtgcgcgcatctTCGGATAAATGGATGGTGGCAAAGCAACGGAACACAACGAAACTGTGCACACACGGAGAGTCGGCCGGCAAGAGAAGCGGTAGCGATGTGGAGGTTGCACGAAAAGACGCTGCCAGGCGTCCTCTGGCTTCGTTCCGGTggcctccctttttttttttctttctgtttcCTTCGCCCTGCctccctcgcacacacacttcgTAAGGCCAATGCACGGCCTAGCTCAACTATGACGGGGTCCTCGGTGaaccggcggcggtgctgcgcgtctTGTGTGTCGCTCATCACATCTCTGACGGAGCATATCCAAGAGACTTGTGTTGCAAGTCGCGGCGTGtcgggcggcggcaccggcgcggcagctccttttcttgccccccccccctcgctcGGGGACGTCTTGCGCGCCACGCccaaagaaaagaagaggtGTCGTCTCGGTGAGGACTGCGCTTCCCATGCTGGTGGTCTCGAGGCATTGGCGTCACTTTCTCggctccccctctcttctctctcggcCTTCTGCGTATCGTCTGTGCTTTCTCCACCGTGCGGCCATACCAACGCACATCCGCGCGTACCGACTTGTGTCTTTTCGTCCCTGCCACGCATTTCTGCACGCCGTTCCGAGCGTTTCGCAGCCCCTGCTTCCTCCATCGCTCCGTATCAACCACTCCTTCACCGATCAGCCATCGCGCAGGGCTTTCCTTTACCCTT encodes:
- a CDS encoding glycosomal malate dehydrogenase — protein: MVNVCVVGAAGGIGQSLSLLLVRQLPYGSTLSLFDVVGAAGVAADLSHVDNAGVQVKFAAGKIGQKRDPALAELAKGVDVFVMVAGVPRKPGMTRDDLFKINAGIMLDLVLTCASSSPKAVFCIVTNPVNSTVVIAAEALKSLGVYDRNRLLGVSLLDGLRATCFINEARKPLVVTQVPVVGGHSDATIVPLFHQLLGPLPEQATLDKIVKRVQVAGTEVVKAKAGRGSATLSMAEAGARFTLKVVEGLTGTGKPLVYAYVDTDGQHETPFLAIPVVLGVNGIEKRLPIGPLHSTEETLLKAALPVIKKNIVKGSEFARSHL